tgcagctaaagacacagaggagactagCTGCACTTTGAGACACCGTGGACACAACACAGACGGTACATTTGTCCAtttggccttagcaataaacaagcaatTCTTTATTGTCTccaactgttgttttttgtatcggttcaggcaccgtttaggcaacGGGAACttagtatcgttttagcactaATATCGGGAAAAACccaacgatacccaaccctaatcagAAGTGAGACTTAGCgtgtatttttaataataattaataatgaatacTTTATTTCGAACAACATacaaaagaataaacaaaaaacataaaatacaagacacaaaagtagttaaaataaataaatactactaataaaaaatgtaaaaattctGAAACATTTCAGAGTAGGAGGAAGCACAATGCTTTTTGGGTCctactctttttttaattacaaaaataaccCTTATCAAAGTGTTTTCAATCTATCGTTTttcaataataatcataaaagcaataaaaagtTACGAACGTAACTACGGTTCTATGAATCCTGGATGACCGATGTCAGTAAGGATGAAATAGAACATGTatttatatacatgtatacatgttATATACAGACGTTCCCTACACAAAGATACAATATATGTAAAGTACACATAAAACAACAGATGTAACAGAAATATATAGAAACACATTCAAGGTACCTTCGCCAGCACCACCAGAGAGGCTGCAGCGCTGGACAAGTTCCCCAGCCATGGCTGCTCTCTGCTGGGCTCACCGCCCCACCGGATCCCCTCGCCCAACCACGATCCCACAGACCCCTGGGAGTCCACCAACACCGAGACGCTCTTCGTGTCTGCGCCTTCCATGTTCCAGGCTACGCAGGTATACAcacctgaaagagagagagagcgaaagagatgCAATGTTAAGgggcattttcagttttttagtGACTAAtgtggtccagtattaagtgagaaCCCTGCAACCGGCAGCCATGAactgggctgcaatgtaaccctataggaCAGAAATAACTGTATGCAGCTCTATTGATATCGGTaattgtgcgtgcgtgtattaGCTTTAAAATGCATCGTTTCCTTGTCCCAAGTCAACAGAAGTCAGCATTAAGGGAGGAGACAGGACCCAGCTAAAAATATGATCCAGAGTACCAAAAGTTAGGTTTCACCTGGTCGGGGTCCGAGGCTGCATCTCTGCCGCAGTGTGTGGTCTGCAAGGAGGTGCTAACAAATGACAGCACCTCCACCTACTTGTGTGAGTGTGGGTTTTCTGCACTGACcctgattaaaaacaaatatagatCAAGGCTACAGGTGGAGTACGACTTGCGtttatttctctctgcagtGCAGCCCCGCATCGAACACCTCTGCGCATCGAACGCGCGGCCTCATTGTTCCCACTGATATGGACGATTAAAGTTAAACTCAAAGTTGTTTTGTGAATGCATGTTATTGGTTGGGCCGTAGAGTCGATGCTGCTCTTGTAGAGTAAGTGACGTGAATGGcgcattttgtttgttgttgaaatCTGAGGTTTAATGTGGCTGAAATCGTTAATGTTATCCTTAATGTGATGAAAAATATGTGACTCTGTTCCATCTGATAACATGCCTTTAATGCAGTTGACTGTTAAATGTGATGTGTCCCGTGAACAAACAGCGTTGTCATTCATTGATCTGAGAGCTGACTATTGTGCTGATTTTGTTAAAATGTGCGCGTAAGGCCCAGACACCGACCGATTAAatcctctcttttgcaggaacgccctgatcacattcccacagttgcacacattcacacctggaagctgcctaGCACAactacagtctgatctgctggccactgagcagctccactggagcggttggggttaagggagTCCTGTTGGTCTGGGGATTGGACCGACAACCTCCCGTTCACAAGCTCTCTTCTCTAACCTCTAGGCCACCACTACCCAATGTAAAGGGGTAACACATGTTAAGCATGTTTTGCTGACTTGTGGATAGGCccactgatgatgatgaaaaagttgtggaaataaaatgtcttcaaatacaaatataatataatatatatacataatataataatataatacaaatattaaaaaaacaatatttactcATCATTGCCTGGAACACACAAAAGATGGCATTTACTGCAGAGGCGTGTGTGGTTTAGGGCGGGTGGACGGGATTTTGGGGAAGGGGGGGCTCAGCTGTCCTTACCTACTCTAAGGGGAGGCTCACATTCACCCAATTTGAAAACCCCTGCTATAGGACAAATGTTTTTAGTCAGCTTCccctaaaagttgtgttgttgctgctgacagactcagattattattctaagtgtctgacaacattatgaaaggatccctacagagatagaccttttagttaaagaggaagatccttttagtttaacatgaaacagccccgaaatcaccatcaccaaacccaccagactccatgtaaataatcaggacttttagcgtgtatagagccagcatatctccaccagactccatgtaaataatcaggacttttagcgtgtatagagccagcatatttccaccagactccatgtaaataatcaggacttttagcgtgtatagagccagcatatctccaccagactccatgtaaataatcaggacttttagcgtgtatagagccagcatatctccaccagactccatgtaaataatcaggacttttagcgtgtatagagccagcatatctccaccagactccatgtaaataatcaggacttttagcgtgtatagagccagcatatctccaccagactccatgtaaataatcaggacttttagcgtgtatagagccagcatatttccaccagactccatgtaaataatcaggacttttagcgtgtatagagccagcatatctccacatgtaaatgggtgaattaagggtttatttcaaccaaaccagagtggtgattgttggaacagtggaaagatgaaccaagacggcttttgatagttttatttagtttctgtccactttgaatgaagtgtgttttacgatgataaaagtcctgattatttacatggagtctggtgggtttggtgccTTTTTAATGGGCCTTTTTTTGGgcctttttaatgttaaactaaaaggatcttcctctttaactaaaaggtctatctctgtagggatcctttcataatgttgtcacttagaagacacttagaataacaaCCACGAACCCAGACggcttttagttttattttgtttctgtgtactGTGAATGAAGTGAGTTTTAGGATGATGCAGATGATAGTTGTTGGAACAGAGAATTGGGATGCAGGCCGGATGTGAACCAGCAGCTCCGACCGACCTGTGTCTGACGGCTCGGCACGTTCGATCACCAGCGCTCCGGGCTCCGACACACgatgcttcttcttcttcctcctgctgctcaggCCACGCCCCTCCTCTGATATGATTGGTGCAGCCACCGCCTCTGAGCTCACCTGACCAGGTGAGAAAAGACAACAACAGAGACACACCCATCAGTCTTTcctaaaaaaatattacattagatatttatattatttctttcgggtcctattttaacgatctgaggtcacggcgtgaagcgcctggtgcaggtgtgtttagggagtgtcctaatccacttttgctagtttaacggcggtaaaaagggtccgtgtgccgggcgcatggttcaaaagggttgttcttagtgtcttcattaatcagaggtgtgttttgggcgtaacatgcaatcaaccaatcagagatcatctcccattccctttaaaagccaggcgcgtttggaccttggagcattgctgttatgatggaggatttgcactgtaatatttgtatttgtaatcttctgcatgtgtgtgtgctgctgtgcgtccctgtgtgtgtaacaagcatagtgtgcacgtgctgtgcacgagcctaggagcatttgctgcattattgactttagaccaggtttttgttggtcaatggtgccatcacttcccactgcctcaagacagcaatactcccagaatgcacctgaacacacctccctgtaagaccagcaagcccagaatgcacctgaacacacctccctgtaagaccagcacgcccagaatgcacctgaacacacctccctgtaagaccagcacgcccagaatgcacctgaacacacctccctgtaagaccagcacgcccagaatgcacctgaacacacctccctgtaagaccagcatgggtcacagatgggagcaggtgcatttgttatttaaacgacgtgggcgctggacgggaaactgacaactgggtcggtcttaaactagcaaagacacttgcgctgcgccgggtgcaggatAGGACCCTCTAAGTTTAGGCCTTTATCTTCCTTATTTCATTAAATCGTTTTCCAACACtatggctgtcaaaatgaacgtgATAGTAACGAGTTAACGCCATGATTAACACACACGCCTCCTGTGATTTGAGCCTCGGGCAGAAAGCCCAGTTCTCCGTGATAGCATCCAGGGGATTACAAAACCTGCCAgtgaggcgcacacacacacacacacacacacacacacacacacacacacacacatacacacacacacacacacacacacagacacagacacacacacacacacacacacacaccttgtctcCAGTGGGCGTCACCCAGTAGAACTGGGGGGCGGGGTCAGCGTCTGCCCAGCACTCCAGTGTGATTGGCTGCCCGGCGCTGATGTTCATGGCGGGCGGGAAGGCGTGAGGAGAGATGTGAGGCAGGCAGCTGTTGGCTCCGCCCCCACCATCGGCCCCACCCCACCCGGCCCCCACCACCTCCTGCAGCTCCCGGCCAATCAGGTGAGGCGGGGAGGAGCATAGTGTGATGGAGGACTCCAGGATCTTCAGGTGCGACTGGTTTCCCAGGTGAGGCCCCCAGGAGGAGAGACAGTCACATCGCAGGGGGTTAGAGTGGAGAGACACCTCCTCCAGGGacgggagggaggagaggagggaggaggagaggaggctcAGCTGGTTACTGTGGAGGAGGAGAGTCCGCAGGGAGGACAGCTCactgaggagggaggagggggggagagaggaggggaaacgagagaagagaggaaacgagaggaGAGACAAGGAAAGGAGCgatgaagaaaagaagaaagaacagAAATAAGTCAGCTTTAGATTTTTcttcaaacagacagacaggcatgcagacagacaggcaggcagagaggcaggcagacaggcaggcagagaggcaggcagagaggcaggcagacagacaggcagagaggcaggcagacagacaggcaggcagacaggcaggcagagagggaggcagacagacagacaggcagagaggcaggcagacagacaggcagacaggcaggcaggcagacaggcagacaggcaggcagacagacagatagacaggcaggcagacagacaggcagacaggcaggcaggcagacaggcagacaggcaggcagacagacagatagacaggcaggcagacagacaggcaggcagacaggcaggcagagaggcaggcagacagacagacagacaggcaggcagacaggcaggcagagaggcaggcagacagagaggcaggaaggcagacagacagacagacagacagacagaaggacagacagacgagcaggcagagaggcaggctggcagacagacagacagagagagacagacaggcaggtagagagagacagacagagagacagatagtcaggcagagagacagaagggcagacagacaagcaggcaggcagagaagcaggcaggcaggcagacagacagacagacagacagacagacagacagacagacagacagacagacagacagacagacagttaccTGAAGGCTTGTGGGTCGATGTAAGACAGCCGTGGGTTGCTGCAGATCTCCAGCTTAGCGATTTCCGGAAGGTTCTGGAAAGCGGCTCTCTCCACCATCAGCAGCTCCTCCATGTTGTTCAGACTAAAACACAATCAACATATTCCTCCAATTTAGTTTCTCTGGCTGTTATTTTCAAAGTTTCAGATACGTATTCAATCAATATTCAGGTAACTATGAGTATCAGAGATACCCAAAAATAAAGGACTCGACCTGAGCTCCTCCAGGTGCTGAAGGTTCTGGAAATCTCCCTGCTGGACTCGGCTGATCGGGTTCCTGTTCAGGTCCAGGAACTTCAGGTTAGGGAGCATGCTCAGAGCGTCCCGCGGAACAGATCTGCCGAGAGAACAGCGCTCACATCAGCCAGCGTTACGGTCAATACCGTTCCATGCAGAAAACACtcctcaacagtgtggttccagaAGTAAAAACTACTGTCAGCATTAATGTGTTAATCGCGACGCAATTAAGGGCCGAAAATAACACGTACATTTAAATGGGATTAATcgcatgctgccatttattaatgtattttgggtgtgtgtgtgtgtgtgtgtgtgtgggtgtgtgtgtgtgtgtgtgtgtgcgtgggtgtgtgtgcatgtgtgtgtgtgcgtgggtgtgtgtgtgtgtgtgtgtgtgcgtgtgtgtgtgtgtgtgtgtgtgtgtgtgtgtgtgtgggtgtgtgtgtgtgtgtgtgtgtgtgtgtgtgtgtgtgtgtgtgtgggtgtgtgtgtgtgtgtgtgtgtgtgtgtgtgtgtgtgtgtgtgtgtgtgtgtgtgtgtgggtgtgtgtgtgtgtgtgtgtgtgcgtgggtgtgtgtgtgcgtgggtgtgggtgtgtgtgtgtgtgtgcgtgggggtgtgtgtgtgtgtgggtgtgggtgtgtgtgggtgggtgggtgtgtgtgtgtgtgtgtgtgtgtgtgtgtgggtgggtgtgggtgtgtgtgtgggggtgtgtgtgtgtgtgtgtgggtgtgggtgtgtgtgtgtgtgtgtgtgggtgtgtgtgtgttggtgggtgtgtgtttgtgggtgtgtgtgtgtgtgtgggtgtgggtgtgtgtgtgtgtgtgtgtgtgtgtgtgtgtgtgtgtgtgtgtgtgtgtgtgtgtgtgtgtgtgtgtgtgtgtgtgtgtgtgtgtgtgtgtgtgtgtgtgtgtgtgtgtgtgtgcgtgtgtgtgtgggtgtgtgcgtgggtgtgtgtgtgtgtgggtgtgtgtctctgtgtgtgtgtgtgtgtgtgtgtgtgtgtgtgtgtgtaagctggtgtgtttgtatgtatatgtatagtaGATATATAGGTTATATATAATAAGATAATTGTGAATATgacgtgtgtgtttttttattgggGGTTAGGATTAAATAAGTGTCTACTTCCTCTTACTCCTTTTCAGACATGTCTATGTTGGTTTTTAttgttgtgtaatgttttgtttggattatttggatatgtctgaaataaatgtcttcattcattcttcattttcaggttggaatttttccttattttttttaattaaggcattaagatcaatttccaaaagatgtttttttaattcctctttttagtcaactatagcatgggtgtgtaaacgTATGAGCACCGCTGTACCTACGTACCTACGGTGTcaatttaacgcagaagcatcaATTGGCCCTTAGTCTGAATATTATCTCTGAATATTACGTGCATGTGAACGTAGTCCGTGAACCAGCAGCGGCGCTCAGACTCACCTGAGTCGGTTGTCGTAGAAGGAGAGGCTCTCCAGGTAGTCGAGGCCCAGGAAGGCGGCAGAGGGGACGGAGGCCAGACCCATCCCCGCCAGCACCAGGCTGTGGAGGCGCGACAGAGGCCGGAAGTTCTTCTCCTCCAGACCCAGGATGGGGTTCTCCCCGATCATCAGGATCTCCAGTGACGGCAGGGACTCGAACCAGCGGCTGTCGATGGCCACCAGACGGTTGGAGTTCAGGTGGAGCCTACAGGGCCAATCACAGGGCAGGAAACTCTGTTACTCCTGAAGGTTGAGCGTGTGGTCACTGAGGACGTTCATTCAAGAGATTATAAACCATCTCAAGGCAGAGACGGTTTTAGAAGCGAGATGCCCAAACTCAGagtcacttcctgtctgtgtgtcccgTGGGTTTGTCCACGCATAGGCAccgaaaaaattgacaaaaatgtcggaaaaagcttcaaaatcgtggggaaaaaaaaacacgaaaACGTCAAAGACGCAGAAAAGAAATCAACAagaacattggaaaaagtgagaaaaaaaacatggattaaagtgacaaaatgttgaaaaaaagtaaaaaaaactgaaataacgttgaaaaagtgacaaaaacgttgaaaaaagtgacaaaaacgttgaaaaaagtgacaaaaagtgacaaaaacgttgaaaaaagtgacaaaaagtgacaaacgttgaaaacagtgacaaaaacattgaaaaaagtgacaaaaacgttgaaaaaagtgacaaaaacgttgaaaaaagtgacaaaaagtgacaaaaacgttgaaaaaagtgacaaaaagtgacaaacgttgaaaacagtgacaaaaacgttgaaaaaagtgacaaaaacgttgaaaaaagtgacaaaaacattgaaaaaagtgacaaaaacattgaaaaaagtgacaaaaacatagaaaaaagtgacaaaaagtgacaaaaacgttgaaaaaagtgacaaaaacatagaaaaaagtgacaaaaacatagaaaaaagtgacaaaaagtgacaaaaacgttgaaaaaagtgacaaaaacgttgaaaaaagtgacaaaaacattgaaaaaagtgacaaaaacgttgaaaaaagtgacaaaaacgttgaaaaaagtgacaaaaacgttgaaaaaagtgacaaaaacgttgaaaaaagtgacaaagttaCCTCAGCAGGTTGGTGAGTCCAGCGAAGGCTTTGGGTCCGATGGAGGAGATGCGGTTGTGGTTCATGTAGAGCTCCTCCAGACTGGACAGGTTCCTCAGACTGAAGTCCTCCAGCTCCTCGATGCGGTTCTCCTCCAGGTACAGAGTCACCAGCCGGCCCAGAGAGGACAGGCCCATGGAgctcacctacacacacacacagagacacacacacacacacacacagagacacacacacacacacacacacacagacacacacacacacacacacacacacgcatagagacacacacagagacacacacacacacgcacagagacacacacacacacacgcacacacagagacacacacgcacagagacacacacacacacacgcacacacagagacacacacacacacagagacacacacgtacacacacacacagaggcacacacagagacacacacacacacacagagacacacacacacacacacagagacacacacacacacacacacacacacacacacacacacacacacacacacacacacacacacacacagagacacacacacacacacacacacacacacacagagacacacacgtacacagacacacacacacacacagatttcagaataaaagccaaCAAGTGCTCTTACAGATACATATTTAACTTAAACAATGAACAATTACgatcaacccagtctcacgacgtttttttcgtggtggtcagcacgtttgTTAAACTAATGGATTAAGAGCggctacggtagcgagtagtatgaaaagccaaaaatctgcgtagggaggttggttgggggggggggtggatgggtcaaacaacacaggactcaTGTCCCGTGTGCCAcgtttcctttccccgttcttttACGTGCTGagcaccacgaaaaaaaacgagataaacgtgtccgtgtacaccaatcaatagattaaaagtgacgtgaccatttcacgaactgctgaGAGACTGCGTTGGTATAATAGGGTTGTTTTGCGAAAAATCTGAGAacatttcaaatggaggggAAGATGTGTAAaggtgtgtgttacctgtgtgaaGTGGTTCTGGGACAGGTCCAGTTCTGTGAGGTTGGTCAGACTCTGCAGTTCAGTCGTGACGGAGGAGATGTTGTtactctgcagcagcagcacctgTCGGGGACATGTCCAAAGATGGAGGAGTTTgccttaaagagctcatattatgttcattttcaggttcataattgtatttagaggttgtaccagaacaggtttacatggtttaattatcaaaaaacaccatatttttgttgtactgctcattgctgcagctcctcttttcaccctgtgttcaggtctctgttttagctacagagtgagacctctcactgctggaacatctttgttggcagtcgcacacgctcagtagctaggtaaggactacatgctcagtagctaggtaaggactacacgctcagtagctaggtaaggactacacgctcagtagctaggtaaggactacatgcccagtagctaggtaaggactacatgctcagtagctaggtaaggactacacgctcagtagctaggtaaggactacatgcccagtagctaggtaaggactacacgctcagtagctaggtaaggactacacgctcagtagctaggtaaggactacacgctcagtagctaggtaaggactacacgctcagtagctaggtaagggactacacgctcagtagctaggtaaggactacgtgctcagtagctagggtaaggactacacgctcagtagctaggtaaggactacacgctcagtagctaggtaaggactacacgctcagtagctaggtaaggactacacgctcagtagctaggtaaggactacgtgctcagtagctaggtaaggactacacgctcagtagctaggtaaggactacacgctcagtagctaggtaaggactacacgctcagtagctaggtaaggactacacgctcagtagctaggtaaggactacgtgctcagtagctaggtaaggaccacatgctcagtagctaggtaaggactacacgctcagtagctaggtaaggactacatgcccagctagctaggtaaggaccacatgctcagtagctaggtaaggactacgcgctcagtagctaggtaaggactacatgagctagctagctgtttctccaacttcagtagaacaaggcaggattagctgggagacttcttctaaacgagggaacacttccacctttgtgttgaatacctgcagaacagggacatggaagtagttcttttggagattatggtgaactagtgtgtgttgtagcagtgttttgccattgagaacgagctagcatgctaacggttagccccctcgtctcggctagtgacgtagaaagccgtgcagatgttgaccagctgacccggagactgaaggcaggacacattcagaaaccgtatctcactcagaacagcatggagggttgttttctaagtgtgtctgtgtgtggaagctccagagacacaaaataactccccaaatcccagaaaaagtgatttttccataatatgggcactttagcTCATTATTACTGTCTTCATTTCGACAGCCCTAGTTCTGTTACCATGATGAACTGTTACCGTACCTGTGTGTCGGAGGAGACGTTGGCTGGGACTCGGTGCAGATGGAGTTCGTTGCAGTCGACCGTCCTCGCCTGATGATACACAGACTGTGGAGTGTACCAGGGCctcgtctcacacacacactgcagaggaCACAGCACAGCGCCACCTACaggacacacacgcgcat
This genomic interval from Sander vitreus isolate 19-12246 chromosome 7, sanVit1, whole genome shotgun sequence contains the following:
- the LOC144520166 gene encoding leucine-rich repeat neuronal protein 1 — its product is MSDEPQFHSSVYIQYHTFYHHVKAEGPGRSMYLSYFALSRSCYTNTLKAAFTCAQAFVQTLSKRPDYEFEARLGATQPGSERLSPDRSDSARIGATQPGSERLSPAPAVPLRLGAAEQEALQAEEQGGAVLCPLQCVCETRPWYTPQSVYHQARTVDCNELHLHRVPANVSSDTQVLLLQSNNISSVTTELQSLTNLTELDLSQNHFTQVSSMGLSSLGRLVTLYLEENRIEELEDFSLRNLSSLEELYMNHNRISSIGPKAFAGLTNLLRLHLNSNRLVAIDSRWFESLPSLEILMIGENPILGLEEKNFRPLSRLHSLVLAGMGLASVPSAAFLGLDYLESLSFYDNRLRSVPRDALSMLPNLKFLDLNRNPISRVQQGDFQNLQHLEELSLNNMEELLMVERAAFQNLPEIAKLEICSNPRLSYIDPQAFSELSSLRTLLLHSNQLSLLSSSLLSSLPSLEEVSLHSNPLRCDCLSSWGPHLGNQSHLKILESSITLCSSPPHLIGRELQEVVGAGWGGADGGGGANSCLPHISPHAFPPAMNISAGQPITLECWADADPAPQFYWVTPTGDKVSSEAVAAPIISEEGRGLSSRRKKKKHRVSEPGALVIERAEPSDTGVYTCVAWNMEGADTKSVSVLVDSQGSVGSWLGEGIRWGGEPSREQPWLGNLSSAAASLVVLAKIVRAQSVVLEWKLYPSGGASSVGQNQQDGPLPLTRWTSATVHIDNPQISYTAKVPVDVQEYNLTHLLPATEYHVCLTVYSSLPSPSSPLSPSSSPSPLYTSCLNVTTREAGFSVELVASRRSSVALAAVMGSMFALSIMALLVVYMGRRVQQHKSCGHSLKKYMQHATAAIPLNELYPPLITLWESEAEKDKEEREAGEGGEEAGGSQIDTTKTYMW